Proteins co-encoded in one Aspergillus flavus chromosome 2, complete sequence genomic window:
- a CDS encoding putative DASH complex subunit Duo1 gives MTFRSTAEEMERLQLSDEDTDDLWDSPSKRGTRKVNRTPVKEESTTPPPISSHDGETLFDRQEAREAALRNELQTVRNINQVIESLLSSLDRAKGNMDTVSRTVDSASTLLNTWTRILSQTEHNQRLILNPNWQGAVQDVADLENEERLKQQAAERRERELQEQREAAARRAAEEEKRRTQAAARGTRGRVRSSGLGRTPSVSYSRTNPSATRTTSTATRGSTTTTTRRPVSGIARGPSVTRGRGRT, from the exons ATGACTTTCCGTAGCACTGCGGAGGAAATGGAACGACTCCAACTCTCCGATGAAGACACGGACGACCTCTGGGATTCTCCCTCTAAGCGGGGCACTAGGAAAGTGAATCGAACACCCGTTAAAGAGGAGAGTACCACGCCCCCGCCCATTTCCTCTCACGATGGTGAAACGCTGTTCGACCGCCAAGAAGCGCGCGAGGCAGCCTTGCGGAACGAGTTACAGACTGTCCGGAACATCAATCAGGTGATTGAGAGCCTTCTAAGTAGCCTTGATCGGGCAAAGGGTAACATGGAC ACTGTTTCGCGTACGGTTGATTCCGCGTCAACATTACTAAACACTTGGACGCGAATTCTCTCCCAGACAGAGCATAATCAGCGGTTGATCCTCAATCCAAACTGGCAAGGTGCTGTTCAAGATGTCGCCGACTTGGAGAACGAAGAACGCCTCAAGCAACAGGCCGCGGAAAGACGTGAACGAGAGTTGCAGGAACAGAGGGAGGCCGCGGCTCGGAGAGccgcggaagaagagaagagaagaacgcAAGCCGCTGCTCGAGGCACACGTGGCAGGGTCCGCAGCAGCGGTCTGGGAAGAACACCAAGTGTCTCCTACTCAAGAACCAATCCGAGTGCAACAAGGACCACATCAACTGCGACAAGAGGATCTACAACCACAACTACACGGAGACCGGTCAGTGGAATTGCCCGAGGTCCTAGCGTTACGCGCGGTCGAGGTAGAACCTGA
- a CDS encoding protein required for S-phase initiation or completion → MTSMVDISWPPKSPREALLSSPSGRKKYEEMQRRRENFGSPLKRSTTTPDLRTRSEQLLEDGLEDEDEDDDEETLKLKLAAIEARLKLKQLQKNRGRPGTSGSDTHDRDGALSRPGSAVSASSRTQDNIPRMKGARDATSRLEPNDVQVPLSPTRRPVVAAPPASPRRYILGIDKGLKGSDVSLKRPPSSRTTGRPTSGGGIRDGMTLHSHTALTQALAGEPGNRPKSFSERMAESRSADKLRRERAERLQVNRSSAFQFDKAEVDAFKAAAEARKGSPTRSPTRNRQTESFSREDILRSCNNLKPAGLKRSQTLPSVRRNLDQDEPGSYLHRRNQKSESEAQAASSTSFEHTGSDESREGSVLDKTPDASKFEAFSSLHLSNRILPHSFLTRTLADKKVLRIPDLLRTVKGPAFELPETINGDYVVFGIVASKSEPRDIKESKKVSAKEADPFDEGLNNNSRYMCIQLTDLKWTIDLFLFDTAFPRYYRLSEGILIAILNPTILPPPKHKLDTNKFSLAISSSDDKVLEIGYAQDIGFCKAVRKDGKTCQAWVDARKTEFCDFHIDIQVRRTQSQRMGVNGGTGMFGPGGRSGPRTGFFGGGKGKGEGPRKGLKQNGAQYDFQSQSLYYVAPAPKSRAGNSSSFVMPGGQSAARLIDADDEDPFIAAGRMGRGMENKEERFRRRLMEQQRERDIAQKLTSRGIGMGAEYLRARNSGNISSPLPENITPAKTNQNAAETPSSHSGLLGFRKANTVKLGPLKRAHDGTHGSSVKKTRFITAKGIKEAGRDSLGMSEATKTGFDDDDDDELDII, encoded by the exons ATGACCAGCA TGGTCGACATCTCATGGCCCCCCAAGTCCCCCAGGGAAGCGCTGCTGAGCTCTCCTAGCGGTCGAAAAAAGTATGAAGAAATGCAGCGGCGTCGAGAAAATTTTGGGTCCCCTCTCAAACGTTCAACTACAACCCCGGACCTTCGAACCAGGTCGGAACAGCTCTTGGAGGACGGTCtagaggacgaggatgaagatgacgatgaggaaacGCTGAAATTGAAGTTAGCAGCAATCGAGGCGCGACTGAAGCTGAAGCAACTTCAAAAAAATCGTGGGAGGCCAGGCACTTCGGGATCAGACACACACGACAGAGACGGCGCGCTGTCCAGACCAGGGTCGGCGGTTAGCGCCTCGTCACGGACTCAAGATAATATACCAAGGATGAAGGGCGCGAGAGACGCGACTAGCAGACTCGAGCCCAATGATGTGCAGGTCCCATTGTCACCGACACGACGTCCGGTAGTCGCAGCTCCACCCGCCTCCCCGCGAAGGTATATACTCGGCATCGACAAGGGCCTCAAAGGCAGTGATGTTTCCCTTAAGCGACCCCCAAGCTCAAGGACTACTGGCCGACCGACCAGCGGGGGTGGTATTCGAGACGGTATGACTTTGCATTCCCACACTGCTCTAACGCAGGCTTTGGCAGGGGAACCAGGAAACCGCCCCAAGAGCTTCAGTGAGCGAATGGCCGAGAGCAGATCTGCCGACAAACTCCGAAGGGAACGGGCAGAGAGGCTACAAGTCAACAGGAGTTCAGCGTTCCAATTCGACAAGGCAGAGGTGGACGCATTCAAGGCGGCAGCCGAGGCCAGGAAGGGGTCACCTACAAGGTCACCAACCAGAAATCGACAGACCGAAAGCTTCAGCCGAGAAGACATTCTGCGGTCATGCAATAATCTCAAACCTGCAGGTTTGAAAAGAAGCCAGACTCTTCCCAGTGTACGGAGGAACCTTGATCAGGATGAGCCCGGATCATATCTCCATAGACGAAACCAGAAGTCTGAATCGGAAGCACAAGCAGCTTCGTCTACAAGCTTTGAACATACCGGCTCGGATGAATCTCGCGAAGGGAGTGTGCTAGACAAGACTCCTGACGCTTCGAAATTCGAAGCCTTTTCCTCACTCCACCTTTCTAACCGCATTCTACCTCACTCCTTTCTAACCCGTACCCTTGCTGACAAGAAGGTCCTCCGGATTCCCGATCTTCTGAGAACAGTGAAGGGGCCTGCCTTTGAGCTCCCTGAAACTATCAACGGGGACTATGTGGTCTTCGGAATAGTAGCCTCGAAGTCAGAGCCCAGAGATATTAAAGAGTCGAAAAAAGTGTCCGCAAAAGAAGCTGATCCTTTTGACGAAGgactcaacaacaacagcagataCATGTGCATCCAGCTCACGGACCTGAAATGGACCAttgatcttttccttttcgataCTGCTTTCCCGCGATATTACAGACTATCTGAGGGGATTCTCATCGCAATCCTGAACCCAACCATTTTACCCCCACCGAAGCACAAGCTAGATACCAACAAATTCAGTCTCGCAATTTCATCGTCTGACGACAAGGTCCTGGAGATAGGCTATGCGCAAGACATCGGCTTCTGTAAGGCCGTCAGGAAGGACGGCAAAACATGTCAGGCTTGGGTTGACGCCCGTAAGACCGAGTTTTGCGACTTCCACATCGATATCCAAGTTCGACGCACCCAGTCTCAAAGAATGGGCGTAAACGGCGGGACAGGCATGTTCGGTCCCGGTGGACGCTCTGGACCACGAACCGGCTTTTTCGGTGGAGGCaaggggaaaggagaaggacCCCGAAAGGGACTGAAACAAAATGGTGCCCAGTACGATTTCCAATCTCAGTCTCTATACTACGTTGCGCCGGCCCCCAAGTCTCGAGCTGGCAATAGCTCCTCCTTCGTTATGCCAGGAGGCCAGTCTGCCGCTAGACTTATCGATGCCGATGACGAAGACCCATTCATCGCTGCAGGCAGAATGGGTCGCGGAatggaaaacaaagaagaacGATTCCGTAGACGTCTTATGGAACAGCAGCGTGAGCGCGATATCGCCCAGAAGCTCACGTCTCGGGGAATCGGCATGGGCGCCGAATATCTTCGTGCTCGAAATTCCGGGAACATCTCGTCTCCTCTTCCGGAGAATATCACACCGGCGAAGACAAACCAAAATGCGGCGGAGACCCCTTCGAGTCACTCCGGCCTCCTGGGTTTCAGGAAAGCAAACACGGTGAAGTTAGGCCCGTTGAAGCGCGCTCACGATGGTACACATGGTAGTAGCGTGAAAAAGACCCGCTTCATCACCGCCAAGGGTATCAAGGAAGCCGGACGAGATAGCCTTGGAATGTCCGAAGCGACTAAGACAGGCttcgatgatgacgatgacgacgagcTTGATATCATATAA